A window of the Polaribacter batillariae genome harbors these coding sequences:
- a CDS encoding DUF2200 domain-containing protein has protein sequence MKTTPEHNKRVAEMKFFSVWPHYVTKIEKKGRTIEELYEVIEWLTGFNEKKIQELIDEKVTFKTFFERANLNPNAHLIKGVICGYRIEEIDNLLTQKTRYLDKLIDELAKGRKMEKILREA, from the coding sequence ATGAAAACTACACCAGAACACAACAAAAGAGTTGCAGAAATGAAATTTTTTTCTGTTTGGCCACACTATGTAACAAAAATAGAAAAGAAAGGAAGAACAATAGAAGAATTGTACGAAGTGATAGAGTGGTTAACTGGTTTTAATGAGAAAAAAATACAAGAACTTATCGATGAAAAAGTTACTTTTAAAACATTTTTCGAGAGAGCCAATTTAAACCCAAATGCTCATTTAATAAAAGGGGTTATTTGTGGTTATAGAATAGAAGAAATAGACAATCTACTAACCCAAAAGACTCGTTATTTAGATAAATTAATTGATGAGTTGGCAAAAGGCAGAAAAATGGAGAAAATTTTAAGAGAAGCTTAA
- a CDS encoding DUF6973 domain-containing protein — MKKRLPIIFFAFVIATNAQSDLKSFFKLSGPIKTWVLFHPFKAKKSLRISMETNRVADSIRKTNLLDGDPAGGQVDAFRHAYWMARLRQELGKSSARSLGKAHERDNYITYKKMKLEDGVVPDEISSKMDLYNNEEGLKLITKNSKVSKKGLIFRIVNAIHQGKMKIIKKDKNGNFLTCDGKIIPKESLKGKWKNEKCLIFSNQKVP; from the coding sequence ATGAAAAAACGGCTTCCAATAATATTCTTCGCATTTGTAATTGCTACAAATGCACAATCTGATCTTAAAAGTTTTTTTAAATTATCTGGTCCCATAAAAACATGGGTTTTATTTCATCCTTTTAAAGCAAAAAAATCGTTAAGAATTTCTATGGAAACTAACAGAGTTGCAGATTCTATTCGAAAAACAAATTTGTTAGATGGAGATCCTGCTGGCGGACAAGTAGATGCTTTTAGGCACGCCTACTGGATGGCGCGTTTGCGACAAGAATTAGGAAAATCTTCGGCAAGATCTTTAGGAAAAGCACACGAAAGAGACAATTACATTACCTATAAAAAAATGAAATTAGAAGATGGAGTGGTACCTGACGAGATTTCATCGAAAATGGATTTGTATAATAACGAAGAAGGCTTAAAATTAATTACCAAAAATAGCAAAGTTTCAAAAAAAGGACTGATTTTTAGAATTGTAAACGCAATTCATCAAGGAAAAATGAAAATCATCAAAAAAGATAAAAATGGAAATTTTTTAACCTGTGACGGAAAAATAATCCCGAAAGAAAGTTTAAAAGGAAAATGGAAAAACGAGAAGTGTTTAATTTTTTCGAACCAAAAAGTTCCTTAG
- a CDS encoding SRPBCC domain-containing protein, which translates to METKKVKIEAKVDKSTPKVWEFWTQPKHITNWNFASDDWHCPNAENNLKKGGEFSFTMASKDGKMSFDLRGTYDEVIEYEQISYSLEDGRKVDAFFTAEPH; encoded by the coding sequence ATGGAAACAAAAAAAGTAAAAATAGAAGCCAAAGTAGATAAATCGACCCCAAAAGTATGGGAATTTTGGACACAACCAAAACACATTACAAATTGGAATTTTGCTTCTGATGATTGGCATTGCCCAAATGCTGAAAATAATTTGAAAAAAGGAGGTGAATTCTCTTTTACGATGGCATCTAAAGACGGAAAAATGAGTTTCGATTTAAGAGGAACTTATGATGAAGTTATAGAATACGAACAAATTTCGTATTCATTAGAAGATGGCAGAAAAGTAGATGCTTTTTTTACAGCAGAACCCCATTAA
- a CDS encoding TPM domain-containing protein, whose protein sequence is MKTLAKLFILFFLAFNLSNCKTAKSEQKPSSNFPKDIIRPYAFGKNDFPEKRKEVNDFEFIFKVDEIENLTKIIRDYERKTTNQIAIVSISSTGKYKDFDKYAIDLSNYWGVGQKNKDNGLTIVFSKKLRRIRISTGNGTEKILTDKICKTIIDQIIIPEFKTGNYYEGIQKGLVALIAKWK, encoded by the coding sequence ATGAAAACTTTAGCAAAACTGTTTATTTTGTTTTTTTTGGCTTTTAATTTGTCAAACTGTAAGACAGCTAAAAGTGAACAAAAACCAAGTTCCAATTTTCCAAAAGATATTATTAGACCTTATGCTTTTGGAAAAAATGATTTTCCAGAAAAGAGAAAAGAAGTAAATGATTTTGAGTTTATTTTTAAGGTTGATGAAATAGAAAATTTAACAAAAATAATTCGAGATTACGAAAGAAAAACGACAAATCAAATTGCAATTGTTTCGATTAGTTCCACTGGAAAATATAAAGATTTTGATAAATATGCGATCGATTTATCTAATTACTGGGGAGTAGGACAAAAAAATAAAGATAATGGACTAACCATAGTTTTTAGTAAAAAACTTAGAAGAATAAGAATTTCAACTGGAAATGGAACTGAAAAAATACTGACAGATAAAATCTGCAAAACAATTATCGACCAAATAATTATTCCAGAATTTAAAACTGGAAATTATTATGAAGGAATCCAGAAAGGATTGGTTGCATTAATTGCAAAATGGAAATAA